The proteins below come from a single Catenulispora sp. MAP5-51 genomic window:
- a CDS encoding glucarate dehydratase family protein yields MTDLRIVDVVITPIALKDPPLLNSSGVHEPFALRSIVEVKTDAGIVGISEAYGDDATLALLHKAATAVIGTDAFDLNELSRRVASAVGGSEASSPTELIGAASKDKTVAQAFAAFEVACYDAQGKATGRRVVDLLGGAVRERVDFSAYLFYKWAEHPGNFEVDDWGAALDPDGIVKQARRMVDRYGFGSLKLKGGVFAPEEEIEAVKALRREFPDRPVRIDPNANWSVETSHKVAAALEGELEYLEDPTPGIPGMAEVAARTSLPLATNMCVTSFAEIPEAVRLGAVQVILSDHHFWGGFRATQTLAGLCQTFDLGLSMHSNTHLGVSLAAMAHIAAATPNLTYALDTHTPWKSETEDVVAGGGLTFTDGAVTLPDGPGLGVELDRDAVAALHEQYLTCGIRKRDDVGWMQRVRPEWTGKRPRF; encoded by the coding sequence ATGACCGACTTGAGGATCGTTGATGTCGTCATCACGCCGATCGCGTTGAAGGACCCGCCTCTGCTCAACTCCTCGGGCGTGCACGAACCGTTCGCCCTGCGCTCGATCGTCGAGGTGAAGACCGACGCCGGCATCGTCGGCATCTCCGAGGCCTACGGCGACGACGCGACGCTGGCGCTGCTGCACAAGGCCGCCACGGCGGTGATCGGCACCGACGCCTTCGACCTCAACGAGCTGAGCCGCCGGGTCGCGAGCGCGGTCGGCGGCTCCGAGGCGTCGTCCCCCACCGAGCTGATCGGCGCGGCCAGCAAGGACAAAACCGTCGCCCAGGCCTTCGCGGCCTTCGAGGTGGCGTGCTACGACGCCCAGGGCAAGGCGACCGGGCGGCGCGTGGTCGACCTGCTCGGCGGCGCGGTGCGCGAACGCGTCGACTTCAGCGCGTACCTCTTCTACAAGTGGGCCGAGCACCCCGGAAACTTCGAGGTCGACGACTGGGGCGCGGCGCTGGACCCCGACGGGATCGTGAAGCAGGCCCGCCGGATGGTGGACCGCTACGGATTCGGCTCACTGAAGCTCAAGGGCGGCGTCTTCGCGCCCGAGGAGGAGATCGAGGCTGTCAAGGCTTTGCGACGCGAGTTCCCCGATCGTCCAGTGCGCATCGACCCGAACGCCAACTGGTCGGTGGAGACCAGCCACAAGGTGGCGGCGGCGCTGGAGGGCGAACTGGAGTACCTGGAGGACCCGACGCCCGGCATCCCCGGCATGGCCGAGGTCGCGGCCAGGACCTCCCTGCCGCTGGCGACCAACATGTGCGTCACCAGTTTCGCGGAGATCCCCGAGGCGGTGCGTCTCGGCGCGGTCCAGGTGATCCTGTCCGACCACCACTTCTGGGGCGGCTTCCGGGCGACGCAGACTCTGGCAGGGCTCTGCCAGACCTTCGACCTGGGACTGTCGATGCACTCGAACACGCACCTCGGCGTCAGCCTCGCCGCGATGGCCCACATCGCCGCCGCGACACCGAACCTGACGTACGCCCTCGACACCCACACACCGTGGAAGTCCGAGACCGAGGACGTGGTCGCCGGCGGCGGTCTGACCTTCACCGACGGCGCGGTGACGCTGCCGGACGGCCCGGGACTCGGCGTCGAACTGGACCGGGACGCGGTTGCCGCGCTGCACGAGCAGTACCTCACATGCGGTATCCGCAAGCGCGATGATGTGGGATGGATGCAGCGGGTGCGGCCGGAGTGGACCGGCAAGCGGCCGCGCTTCTGA
- a CDS encoding class F sortase: protein MASSRTSNGGRLPMAAAAVCALAAILMFHGAKSAPEPPPQPPASAVQPLPAAIPDDPLIAMTASDPVRVRIPDVGIDAPVVGVGQTRDGELAVPSPARARSAGWFTQSAAPGSVGDSVIIAHVDSRLVPTGKAAFYHLGSVRPHDTVYVDRADHTTAVFTVDSVEVARKSQFPAAKVYGPVGYAALRLITCGGGWSKETSYDSNVIVYAHLIRPETSALAAGG, encoded by the coding sequence GTGGCCTCATCGAGGACTTCGAACGGCGGCCGCCTGCCCATGGCGGCGGCCGCCGTTTGCGCGCTCGCGGCGATCCTGATGTTCCACGGCGCCAAGTCGGCGCCGGAGCCTCCGCCGCAACCGCCGGCCTCGGCGGTCCAGCCGCTGCCCGCGGCCATCCCCGACGACCCGCTGATCGCCATGACCGCCTCGGACCCGGTCCGGGTCAGGATCCCCGACGTCGGCATCGACGCCCCCGTCGTCGGAGTCGGCCAGACCCGCGACGGCGAGCTCGCGGTCCCCTCCCCGGCCAGGGCCAGATCCGCCGGATGGTTCACCCAGAGCGCGGCGCCCGGATCGGTCGGCGACTCCGTGATCATCGCGCACGTCGACTCGCGCCTGGTGCCGACCGGCAAAGCGGCGTTCTACCACCTGGGCTCGGTCCGTCCCCACGACACCGTCTACGTCGACCGGGCCGACCACACCACCGCGGTCTTCACCGTCGACTCCGTCGAGGTCGCCAGAAAATCCCAGTTCCCGGCGGCCAAGGTCTACGGCCCGGTGGGCTATGCCGCGCTCCGCCTGATCACATGCGGAGGCGGCTGGTCCAAGGAGACCAGCTACGACAGCAACGTCATCGTCTACGCGCACCTCATCAGGCCCGAGACCAGCGCCCTGGCTGCCGGCGGTTAG